One window from the genome of Nitrosospira multiformis encodes:
- a CDS encoding tyrosine-type recombinase/integrase: protein MMETDIRDGALLISQNKGGQKLRMNVTGQLDELLQRIIERKRQFSVRSLALICNERGGKLGRDALRYRFDVARLKATADNPSIADAITAYQFRDLRAKAGTDKADTGDLVQAQKQLGHRSITMTEHYVRARVGEKVEPTK from the coding sequence ATGATGGAGACCGACATCAGGGATGGCGCATTACTGATCAGCCAGAACAAAGGTGGCCAGAAACTGCGCATGAACGTGACCGGCCAACTGGACGAGCTCTTGCAACGCATAATTGAACGCAAACGACAATTCTCGGTGAGAAGCTTGGCGCTGATCTGCAATGAAAGGGGAGGGAAGTTAGGACGGGATGCACTGCGCTATAGATTCGATGTTGCGCGATTGAAAGCGACCGCTGACAATCCCAGCATCGCCGATGCGATCACTGCATATCAGTTCCGTGATCTGCGCGCGAAGGCAGGTACCGACAAGGCCGACACCGGCGATCTGGTGCAGGCGCAAAAGCAGCTTGGCCACCGCTCAATCACTATGACTGAGCATTACGTTCGTGCGAGGGTAGGGGAGAAGGTGGAGCCAACCAAATGA
- a CDS encoding DUF1353 domain-containing protein, with translation MGSFPDRSSVPRIPLVYDNLGDIAQRPAVIHDYLYSKVELSRDCRIRQWS, from the coding sequence ATCGGCAGCTTTCCAGACCGCTCCTCCGTGCCGCGAATCCCCTTGGTGTACGACAATCTAGGTGACATTGCCCAACGACCGGCAGTGATCCACGACTATCTGTATTCAAAAGTCGAACTGTCGCGCGACTGTCGGATCAGGCAATGGAGTTGA